TATGCTGTATACGTGAAACAACTGTGCTCATTTAAACTTGAAAAACACAAGCCCATTACTTCACTTCTTTATGAGCACTAAGACCAATTTTGAGGGTCTCAGATTTTACGCTAATTAAAGGAGACACATATATCTTCCTATAAGTTTAAAACACaaagaacttagaaaaaagtataatagaacaaattaatttgcgagtttatattaaaaaaaaccaTTTACTACATCACGACGCTACATCATTATTGCCTTTTTAATTGGTATAACCTTCTTAAGAGTATATCTCCACATGGTTTATGTAAAATACGACCATTAAGAATATTGCAAGTAACAATATAGACTTAACAATAGGCAGAATCAGACAATTAAAGGGGAGTAGGTTTGTGAACTTTCAATCCACAGACAATATTTGTTATTGAAATCATGTTATACCAAGAGTACCATCAACTAAAACAACAATTAAATCTTCAAGAGTTCTCGCTGCCTACCAAACATATCACGCAACTAATTACCGACAACGATTCCAGTAGATTACTGCATAATTAGGACCCTTCATGCAGTCCTCTGACATGGAATATCTAGATAAACTATAACACATGACCAAAACAACAAACCTCATTAGAATACTACACTTTTGCAGGGTAAACTTCCTTTGTCAGGGCGTAttagtgcacagagagagagagagagagagagagagagagagagagagagagagagagagagagagagagagagagagagagagaacatgcagGTCATGAAGAAGGATATAGACCCTAAGTACAGAAATATAAATCCTTCTTCAACCTACATGAAACAACAATTAATGAGCCATGGATGGATTAATCGTAAAACTGCATTACATCCAGTTATGggaaaccatttaaaaaaatattcgtTTTAAACAGAACAAAAAGGAACCATGTACGTGATCATCTTAATATTTCACATTTCATTCTttcctataatctctctctctctctctctctctctctctctctctctctctctctctctctctctctctctctctgcactgaaACAACTGGTTTATTGCTCCTTGGCTCAAGCTAATGCCAAACAAATGTTTAAAATGATCTCGTCTTCCTTTAAATTTGACGATATAATTTAATCCAATCACCTACATAGCAGGGTTATTCAACAATCTAATTCCATTATCTATACCAGATCTGAATTCATAGTCTTCTATTATCTTCACAACTGTTTATCTGTAGTTTGGTCCCATTGCCAACATTAAAAATAGGCCTGAACCCCAATTATCATAAATCATCAGCACCAAGTCATTCGTCTATAATCTGGTTCCAATGACGGTCATCACAATTCATCTCTGCTCGGCGGACAATTCCTAAGACATCTCACACCAACCAGTATAAAAACTCGGAAGAGCCATAGGTACTGAGCTGACGTCACACCACGTCAATGAACCTACACTACACATGAAGAAATGCCTCTCTGCATGCCACCCTGCCACCACAACCACATACTTTCGATGCAAATTGTGCCATGAGGTGTACAGCACATTTTCGACAGACAAAcagatacactcacacacacaccacagTATATCACTCACAGCTTCCATAACTACAACTCTACGAATGTTCATAAGTAAAACGTTAAACTCAACATACTACTAATGCAAAAGTCTTCTCCATATAACATTATAACaaagcatatactgtacattatatatatatatatatatatatatatatatatatatatatatatatatatatatatatacatatatatatatatatatatatctatacatatatacatatatatatatatatatatatatatatatatatatatatatatgtatgtatatatatatatatatatatatatatatatatataaaatattaagaatttttAATACCAATATTGTGTTTATTATAAACTTTAATGTATCGAGATTTGTATTATTctaaacaatgatatatatatatatatatatatatatatatatatatatatatatcacgtgtcaaaataaaaagtatatttcttaaaaatgataataaaacataTTTCTTCAAATCCTCTTGCTAAATAGGAATCAGCAATAAATAATGTACATCCTAGTCCTTCTAAATAGGAATAAATTAATAGCAATTCTTATTATAATCAAAGAGCTGTTTAATAAGAAACCAAAAATGCTTTCTGGCTGGACTAAATTCCTCGTAGTACAGAATGCCAGCTtatggaaaaaaaggggggggggggagagtgactaaTTCAAATCCAATAAGCATAACGTATAATCTCGGTGAGAAACAACCAAGATACACTGAACACCCGAATATCCATGGAATGAAGTAATGAAATATGCCAGTAcaatatacattaaaaataaacatttacaacTAGATTTTTTGATAACATACCAATACCAAAAATTCACGCATGCCGTTTCTTTGGACACTAATGAATGATCAAGATCAGCAAGCAAGTTTGTTATTTTTtgttaaaatgaaatgaaatatggtAGCCATGAAAGTCTTGTGCTTAGCCTTCGAATCTATAATATGGGTAACGGGGTAAGAAAAGTACATATAATAAAATAACCACATAGACAAAAGTTGAAATCATTATGTATTATACAATTTCACAGAACAAATGATTTACAAAAAATACTCAAATACAAAGCCAACATCCAAAAGTACATTGTACTTACCGGAATGACAATATCCGGAACAAGGTTGATTTGGGATTCGACAGAATCTCTGCCAGAGGTGAAATTATTAGTGCGACTACGTGGAGACTTCACCTTCGGGGAAAGATATCCTCCCAGGGCATCCTTGATAACACCCTGGTCCAAGGACGTGGAAGAAGAGTATGATGTCGGCGTCGTGCAAGCAGTCGAAGACACAGACGTTTTGCACTGGTCTAGGTCAGTCGTGCTGGAGTAGTGTGACGTGGGTCGACCATTCAGAGCACTGTTGTGGGAACTCATGCTGCTGGAGCCAATGGTCTTAGAGGCTGACAACCCTAAAGGCGTTCCCTTAGCACCGTGCCTCTTCAATGCATCATTGATCCGAGCTAGTCCTTCGTATATGGCTACAACAGAGGGACTTCTTTCTCGGTCCACACTAGGAGGGCGACTTCCTTCCTTCTGGTCACCCTGTCCAGAACCAGAGGATGTAGTGCCGTTTTTAGTAGGGAGAGAATAGTCCCTAGTAGCATTACGCCGATCATGTAAATCACAGCTGTATGTTCTAGTGTACCTTTTCAATTCTACATTACTACTGCTGTAATTTCCTATCCTTTCAGCACTTCTTCGTTCCGCTAAGTACTCCCTTTTGCGCCGGTTAGTACGCCTTTCTAGAGTGGCATATCCATTCACAAAAGTAGACGGGGTTGGAGAAGGAGAGGACGACATTTCGGCACTGTTCTGGCGAGAGTACTTGCCAATCGTAGGGGTTGAACTATTCACAGTTAAGGGCAGTTCTCCACTGTTGTGTCTCGAGGCTCGTCCTGATGATGAATAAGATTCAGTGCAGTTGCTCAAACGTGAATAACACCTAGTTCCCACGGACGGTGTAGCCGAAGAGTTCAAGTCCAAACTACTCCCTCGTGAATACCGATTTGGGCTTGATGTTAACTCCACGCTGCTCTGTCTAGAACCTCTTCCACTAGACAATGAGCCTTGGTCGACATTTCTTTCTGCAGAGTAACGGCTATCATAACCTGACAAGTCATTATTACTGGAATACCTAGAGTTACTGCAGCTTCCACCTTTGGAAACAGTTGTCCCAAGGGAGCCAGAAGAAAAATAATTCGACCTAGCTGACTGTGACCCCAATCGAGAGCTATATGAGGAAGGGCTGCTATCAAGGTTTCCTGATTTGTAATCTATGGAGGCATTTCCGCGCCTCAATGAACTGTAAGAAGAGGGCGCTGCTGAAACGGATGTCAAGTATGAGGAGTAACCAGAGGTTGGTCTGCCACCTATAGAACTGGACGCTTTACTTGTATCTCTATCGAAACTGCTGTTCCTTCTCCCGGTTGTTCCGTAGGATGTTCCTGAGTATTTCCTGGCAGTGTAGGACATTTCAGGCGGACTTGCCACTGTTACACTATCCAAAGCAGTTGTGTGTGCTCCAGAGTACCTATAACGACGGCCTCCCCCTGCCCCAAAGCTTCTGGATAAATTTCTATCCATGATTTCAAGTACTCAAAATAATCAAAACCTAACACTTCATATATGTATCTCATAGGGCCTCTGGTGTCAATGACAGGTTTCCTTTACTGCATATAAAGTCAACTGGTAGTTCTCTGtcaaaaatgaaatttaaaatctTTAATTACACACTTTAAATGTACTACAATCCTTTTCAATATGCAATTCAAAATAATGCCACAATTTGATGGTCATGAAAATGCAATTCAATACGAAAACCTTTTACATTCCATCTTTATTCGTTGTAAAATTCCTTACTTTTGCTATATTCTTTACTTTACTAACTATTTTTTTTACACTTTCAAGAATAGTTCATACATCTTCCTTCTTAAAATGGCTGGGCATCAAGCGTGAGAGGAACCTTGAAAAAAAGCAGTCCAGAAATACCCCTATGAGTATCACCAGGCGGCTTCATGCAAGGATAACGACAACATTCAATCAATAAAAACGAATACAAAGCCCAAGTTGTTTCCACAATCTTAGTCATTCTCAAACAATTATTCCTTTCACCAAtctatctattttctctctttccgcacgctctcttcctctttatttctaTATGGTGCATTATTTCTTTAGCAGTTGCCTTTGAGCaaattataactttaatttatcttccttttttctctATCTATATGGTGCATTATTTCTTTAGCAGTTGCCTTTGAGCaaattataactttaatttatcttccttttttctctatctttctcaATCTtaaaataaactatgttataaaataaactaaattaatattcaattatttttttaacttcCTGTTTACCTGCAGAACTCGTAAGTTCGTCAAATTTACTGTaaattcaaaatatgataaaaataaatggggcaacagagagagagagagagagagagagagagagagagagagagagagagagagagagagagagagagagagagaaataaactaaaTGGATAAAACTAGAAATCCCACATTCATCAATTTCACAAGTTCGTTAAACTGGGTTgtaccaaataaaagaaaaaaaagaaaaaaaaaaggtcctgGACACGTACATTTCTGAGAGCTTGGAGGctaaaacaattattctttaatgataaaacaATAGAAAATTACGAAAGGCAACTTACATAATTAAAAGAGGATAATCCCTAATTTATATGAGAATaaatgcatatttaaaaaaaaaatccaatctaaatattcttttaagaaagaaaaacaattaaCGATTTCCCCCAAAAGTAGAAATAACCGTTTCACGGAATGAAGTTATAATTGTTTACAAGAAATAACTGCAGGTAACTGGCCCACGAGACCATAAAAATGCGACTTTCACAGAAGAAAAATGTAGGACTGTTACTAAGAATTGTCTTCGTAAACGAAATAGAAACTGTTTTccaagtaaaaaggaaaaaaaaaacatttttgatcTAACATTCAGAATATTAGATCAGCCTCATCATTTTAACCATATTCCTAAATACAATATAATGCCTTCTATGTATGACTGTGTTTTGTGTGGTTTAAGAATCAAAACTTGATCGAATTCTTTACTGGTATCATACTagtcttgttttcaaacttaggCCTTGGTGCTTTTATAGAATTAAGCTTTTACAACTAAAGTTGCAGCTTGCCTTCGATAACAATGGTTAAAGTTTAAAGGCGTCTCGTTTCCGTTCCAGTGTCACCTGAAGACATACGCCCCAAACCGTGAGCTTGCCTATCCCAGCAACCAACCCACTACATTATGCCCAACACACAGCCATAACCTCcgcagtaaacagcctaaacttaCGTTcccagactgggatcgatctgtcgcTTTGTGATTCcgaggcgaacgcgttaccacagTACAATCAGGAGGCTAATAATCAAGATATTATCAATTACAAATTCAATGAATTACTAGTACGGTATATATTGGTATTCTTGTTAATAAATGAAGCAATAACATTAATAAAGATGAAAacgaaaaataataaatgaaaagtgTTAGGACACTTTTCAGATAATACACAAGCAATGCTTTCGTTGTATTGAATGTATAATAAATCTAAAATCTTTGGACAGTTTAAAGGTTAAAATATACTTGGATTATTTGGTGTGTTTTGAGGGTCTAATAGATCAAAAAGTTTTTGAAATGATTCAAGGGTGTAATAAAATGCTTCCAAACAGAATGAGGTGTACAAGAAGAAGGGAGTTATGCACCGATGTTTCCTCATGTGACAACACGATGTTGGAATGTTtccgaaaaaataataaaagtttcagGAATAATATCGAAGGCAATTTCATGACCTATATTTTAAGCTCAACGAAACCGGGACTGGATATATAACAGACCTACTGTATATTGAGCTATAACACAATTGCTAGGTTCACGGCTATTGCTTCAGGATTCACAACGGACTCCTAAGGGATTTCGCAACAGGATCATTTTCAACTTCTCAGAGAAATTGTTATAAGCCTTGTAAAATTCACGTTCATCTTTACAACGTGATTTATGGGAAGAGCAGTTTTGGATAAAATACTGCAATAAAATTAAAATGCGGTTGTAGTATTTTAAATGGATAagacattatcttttttttataagcaACTATTCAAAGCTTTAAGACGGCCCTTGAAACTGATATTGACACAAAATTTTGAGTGTCAGCATTTTGCTTCAgttattttttaattatcattgtGTTTTGAATTTCAATATGATTGTACTGGATTTTATGTTTGGAACACTTTTAATATTCGACTAAAAATTCTGACCCTTCTAGCATGCTCTTAACGTTGTAACCGATAATCACGACACTAATGGGAAGCACACAAAGTAACAACTGAAATCTCCAAAGAGACAAATGTCGGAAGCTCTGCATATAATTGTAATTCTTAACAAAATATTGGAActttaccaagaggttgttgaaaaTCCAAAGGCTGGATGCTGCTACAATGCAACAGAATTGTTGCTGGTAGCTTTTAAATAGGACTTCTGAGCTTAACACAACGGAATTGGTTTATAATTTAGGAAACATCATTAATATCGCATAATAACTGTTGGAAAATGCAACAAAAATTTGAAAGCGTATGACGATACTACAGAATAACTTTAAACAACTTTGGGCATATTTCTAACATGGCAGTGAAGGCTAGTATGGTTTTGGGCAAGTTTCAACCAGGATAattgaaatggaatattttaataCGAGGTCTGAAAATTTCGTAAGGCAATGCAACTTTTACACGAGACTGGGAACGAAATTACGAGATTGTTGAAGGGTTTCAAGATACGATTGAAGGAAAAGGGGCTTCAAAACTGATTAAACTTAGTGACACATCTGATGGTACATTGAATAATGATTTGAGCTTTTCAGAATAAGAGTTGGTAACATGCATACACAACTGTGAGAACATAGGCTACACAATTTTCAGAAACGTTAGAAAGCGTCCGAAGGTTTACAAATGTTTGTTGAAAACTTGAATGATGTGTAAGCACGGCGGGAATACAGTAGTACCAACTATATGtttgagagaaagaggaagagatacAGTATTTGGCAGATTTAAATACTTAATAAATATTAGTTTTACTTTAGTAATTTtgttaactagttttttttttctctcagggcCCCTTATATCTAAAATGTTACCTTTCTTGACTTTAAATTTAAAAACTACTATAAAATTACATTCAGGGTCACCTAATCCTCACAAAGCAAATAATAAAGAATAGCAGAAGCAACATAAATTCAAACAGTAGCGTGAACATTGGCGTGCATCTTCCGTGGGTTTACAATTTTAACTCTACGTTTCACGTTTaatttgaggcaatagatttttacTGAATTGCAGCGACTGTCCGAATAAAAAGATTGTTAACTCAAGAGTGCACCCTGACCTACTTTTACTGttaatacagaaacacaaaatagaAAGCAtttaatagataaatacatatgatcTATGATCCATATGAAAAAAGCAATGAGAAATAATTATTCAAAACACTCGGGATCCCAATTGCATTGTCGTGATCCTGACGTCCTAATATGATAGTATAAATTTAGAAGTACTGATCATTTATgtttataattgtgtgtgtgtgtgtatatatatatatatatatatatacacacacacacacacacacacacactatatatatatatatatatatatatatatatatatatatatatatatttctcttcaccTCAGCTGCAACCTACAACAAACAGTTACGTCAACAAATGCAAGGAGAAATCAATAATACTCCTTTGTACAGATTCATAAAGTGTACACatgatgtaatttacataaaagctattgcaaatattttgatatttctgcAACCACATGGATCATTCAATTTTCCCTTCACGTGGATGCCAGCTAATTTCAGGATGAAATTAACACAAAACTTTACCTTTTGAGATCTTAAAACTTATGAGACCAAAGCCAGAGTTCGatacttgaaagaaaaataatgtaaaaattaatCTCATTTGTTTTCAGATTGTTGATGGAAAGGGCCCATTACGACCCTTTTTGAACTGCTTGGAAGAGAAATAAAGTGAAGCCTAAGTCCCAAAGAAGGCAATATCTTTCTCCACTGCTTTTCATCCCACGCGGTTCTGATTTATTCTTGGCTCTATACTATAAATAAgcttcaacaaatatataaaaatacacacacacacacacacacacacacatatatatatatatatatatatatatatatatatttatttatttatttatctacctatctacgTATCTatcgatgtgtgtatatatatatatatatatatatatatatatatatatatatatatatatatatatatatatacatattactgctGATGACTTTCCAGCTACTATCCTCTCATTTACCAAGGCTCAGGGCTGGTAAAGAGTTGTGCTGTTTAAAATCCAAGCCTTTTCCAGGAACGATTTCAATGAAGTATCTATTAGAGGAAACTTTACAGTGCTACATTCCCAATACAGATGTCAATCCCACACTTGTTTGGAGAAGGTTTTTAATTCTACATTTTCCAGGGAAAACTTCAATGCAATCCTTTATAAGGGAAATTTGCAGTATTATGTTCTTACAGGGATGTTTTCAACTCTGGCCAATGCATAAAATGAGTGATATACAACAGCGACACCATATCGAGTAAAACTCAAGACGAGGAAGATACGTCTTGATTACCACCTTATCCTTGGAGTACTCTTTATACTATGCAGTCTTAATACAATAAGTATGAGTGTATAAGGTCGCTTATTGCATCGTATTAGGACGATTAATTTGAGCTTTTATCCAGACAATACACGAGCCTCGGATTACCAGTCATCCAAAAGGTTTTAACAAATAAATTAACCATTGGGGATTAATAAATTTTGCTTCAagctaaaaaaacaaaaggaaggtcAAGGTAACCAATCAGAATCGAATCACATTATTGCACAAGGCCATTAGTCGCTTGATGAGCTGCTAAATGCCATTCTGCCGAGTTCTAATTCAACTGGGCCAACATAAGAATGGAAAATCATCACTAACTTTACCTTATCACAAACTAGAGAATTCAGAAGACAACTCTGTTCCAGATGTCTTGTCAATAAGTTttaaggaaaatacaaataaaagccAAACAAATAAACTTTGAGGAAACTACTACTATTGAAAGTAAAACCTATAGAATGCAAATTATACAATTGACCTATTAtgttgaaaaaagagagagagagagagagagagagagagagagagagagagagagagagagagagagagagagagatcctcttattttttatctctctctctctctctctctctctctctctctctctctctctctctaaggaaggtGTCGGTGTTACAGTTTATAGGTGAATGGGATATAGTGTTTATTCCCGGCTAAAAACAGCAACCAATCCTCTTCTCGCCTTGTCAGCGCACTTTTCGATGCACCTTATCTTTAAGCATTTACTATAAAACTGATGATTGATCAAACTGAGACAATACACAAGAAAAGTCTGCAAAGATAGTTTCAGTTGGGGAACTTATATGGAGGTAAAAATGAAGGAAATCTGGACAAGCAAAAAGTGATGATGATTTAGAACCCCAAAACTGAGAAGCTACTAGCTTGATTTCTGAATTCTATCAGTTACTAGATTTCAGATGGAGGATAAAAGAAAAAGTAACGCATCTATACTAGTCATTAAGAAGTACCAAATACGAAGTAATACCCTTGGTTTTCCAAAGTTGAATGTACTCTACACTTAGCAAGATTTTTCAAATGATCTATAACCTTTCATTGGAAAATCAAGTGTTGATAATATCTGAAATTGACAGAGCTAAAACAATGATGTAATCTACGCAAGAATTCTTTCCAGGGCAAAAACTACCTCAAACAAGAACTTGTCTGTAACTTGTGTTCTGGTAGTTCACCCTTCcctcttacacacaaacacataatatatactatatttcaATGGATAGCCAAAGAAAAATGACGTTTAATACTACATTCACAGATATAAAGTTTACGAAGAATGAAAAATCATTAATTACATTCTGCCAACTTAACATAGAGACAACTGCAAACAATTGACACGCCACATATATTGCCAAAGAATTGTCCATAATCTTAGCAGTCTGCTACAGTAGCAAGAGCCAGTGCCAGCACAATGCTGATCTAATCTAAAATATTCAACGATCTGCCTTAAATAACTTCACCAGAGGGGTATttgaattatttataaataatatcataattctaatataaaaaatattaagtagTTTAAATAGAATATTGAGGAGAAACCACACGATAtcgttttctaaatatttttaacaATGAGTATACGATCCTACTAACTAATTATTCAAACTTTTGAGAATGACTAATCAATGAAACTCCCCTTCACAAAACAGGAAAAAGCTACGAAGAATCACCCCTCCATGAAAATCAACACGGACCGGGAAGTATGTGACAtgtataaggaaaatataattatagaattttgaatttttttcttataaattaacCAATTCGAAATTTGTTTGTAAATGGTTGTTTACTAGATAAATTACCGTGGTCAAACTCTAGCTGAATCGCATACACAAACTCTCGACACATTTATCTCAACAACAATCACTCCAGCCACAATTACACATCATTTCTCTATTCAAAATGGGGAAAAATTTTCTGCCTATGCTGGTTATTATCCATGTTTTACTTTTTGGAGAACCTTATAAAGTCCAAATACCACACAATATGCATATAATACAATATCATTAAGGTATTATCCTCGAATCTTGTATGCAGAATAAGTGACGCCTTGTTCAGAGGTTAGTCATCACTACTAAAAATTCCTCTGGATACcaacactcgaaaaaaaaaaaaattctgtcaatTACCTACACGGAATAACCGCAAACGTAGGCTACTTACACTCACCATCCCAGAGCTATATTCAATATTATATTATGAATACTAATATAAGACGAAATTTCTCTaacaatattaattaaataatCAGATTATTTCCAACTTTCCTCATTTATTTTCCACACTTCCCACAGGgattttctcttgaaaaaaaaaatgttacaaaaaaaatttACTTTGCCTTTATTAAAATGGACTAGGATCATAACTAGATATAGAATTCAATAAACTTTACACAAGTACACTCTTACTCAAGTTAACACTATATGCATTTGCAACATTTTAGCGCATGTGAAAAATAAATGGTTTTCTTTACATTTCAGAATTCAGTGACCTAACACGTGAAACCCCGTTATTTTCTTTGATTATCAACTTTGGAATTTTTCTCTCTAGGAACCGAAACTTTAACGGAAAGGCGGT
The nucleotide sequence above comes from Palaemon carinicauda isolate YSFRI2023 chromosome 2, ASM3689809v2, whole genome shotgun sequence. Encoded proteins:
- the LOC137620027 gene encoding uncharacterized protein; translated protein: MDRNLSRSFGAGGGRRYRYSGAHTTALDSVTVASPPEMSYTARKYSGTSYGTTGRRNSSFDRDTSKASSSIGGRPTSGYSSYLTSVSAAPSSYSSLRRGNASIDYKSGNLDSSPSSYSSRLGSQSARSNYFSSGSLGTTVSKGGSCSNSRYSSNNDLSGYDSRYSAERNVDQGSLSSGRGSRQSSVELTSSPNRYSRGSSLDLNSSATPSVGTRCYSRLSNCTESYSSSGRASRHNSGELPLTVNSSTPTIGKYSRQNSAEMSSSPSPTPSTFVNGYATLERRTNRRKREYLAERRSAERIGNYSSSNVELKRYTRTYSCDLHDRRNATRDYSLPTKNGTTSSGSGQGDQKEGSRPPSVDRERSPSVVAIYEGLARINDALKRHGAKGTPLGLSASKTIGSSSMSSHNSALNGRPTSHYSSTTDLDQCKTSVSSTACTTPTSYSSSTSLDQGVIKDALGGYLSPKVKSPRSRTNNFTSGRDSVESQINLVPDIVIPVSCITSSHAASCGRLTYLVFVLNLDMNFVFNGILNVVTFSSNSLLRIK